From the genome of Pelobacter propionicus DSM 2379, one region includes:
- a CDS encoding phage baseplate assembly protein V → MDSERLLEIEERLALLEGFPRRAYGKYRGVVVDNQGDPANAGRIKVRVPEIHGDDAAWAWPCVPYAGPQVGWFMMPPLNAGVWVEFEGGDPGKPIWVGCFWGSNELPSDAQAPDVRMLQTETAQIRVDDAAGEILVKNDSDAQVTWGSDVVVEAGGATHSVGSGGVVSESSPGKIEVGSSGVSVNSGAFKVI, encoded by the coding sequence ATGGACTCGGAGCGACTTCTGGAGATAGAGGAACGCCTGGCCCTGCTGGAGGGTTTCCCGCGCCGCGCCTACGGCAAGTACCGCGGCGTGGTGGTGGACAATCAGGGGGACCCGGCCAATGCCGGCCGCATCAAGGTGCGGGTGCCGGAGATCCATGGCGACGATGCCGCCTGGGCCTGGCCCTGCGTCCCCTATGCCGGGCCGCAGGTGGGGTGGTTCATGATGCCCCCGCTGAACGCCGGCGTCTGGGTGGAGTTCGAGGGGGGCGACCCGGGCAAGCCGATCTGGGTGGGGTGCTTCTGGGGCAGCAATGAGCTCCCCTCCGATGCCCAGGCCCCGGACGTGCGTATGCTGCAAACCGAGACGGCCCAGATCAGGGTCGACGACGCAGCCGGCGAGATCCTGGTGAAGAACGACAGCGACGCGCAGGTGACCTGGGGGAGCGATGTGGTGGTGGAGGCGGGGGGAGCCACCCATTCCGTCGGCTCTGGCGGCGTGGTCTCCGAGAGTTCCCCCGGCAAGATCGAGGTCGGATCAAGCGGCGTCTCCGTGAACAGCGGGGCATTCAAGGTGATCTGA
- a CDS encoding phage late control D family protein, translated as MSIGAIVSANGSAGAGFPQPELVTIDEGGMRPATFSLGYTLNLKSGDFQLLNSRELGPDAQVVLQVAPGGEQQTLISGMVLQQSVEYSTGGDGSALVVRGADRSSLLNREQRCRVWSDVTDSSMVEQICSSQGLIPRCEATSCVHAETSHSLVQRESDLELIYRLARRNGYWFWLSYDSSGQAVTAHFQKPPQGERPSLTLSLRAGAANLDELSLLWDVDRPTAVSARQLDLVSLSPNDASIDRSPLPCMASHSLADLVSEPRIRQLAVPVSDQADLQARAEALLMESGWFVTARATGRLSRLGGVVRPNSVVTLDGVGSRHSGSYLVSRVRHRIDSDDHLMTMDLMRNGWS; from the coding sequence ATGAGCATCGGCGCCATTGTTTCCGCGAACGGTTCAGCAGGAGCCGGTTTCCCGCAGCCGGAGCTGGTGACCATCGACGAGGGAGGCATGCGGCCCGCCACCTTCTCCCTGGGCTATACCCTGAACCTGAAGAGCGGAGATTTCCAACTGCTGAACAGCCGGGAGCTTGGGCCGGATGCGCAGGTGGTGCTGCAGGTGGCACCGGGAGGAGAGCAGCAGACCCTGATCAGCGGCATGGTCCTGCAGCAGTCCGTGGAGTACAGTACGGGAGGGGACGGTTCGGCCCTGGTGGTGCGCGGCGCGGACCGCAGCTCCTTGTTGAACCGCGAACAGCGCTGCCGCGTCTGGAGCGATGTGACCGACTCCTCGATGGTTGAGCAGATCTGCTCAAGCCAGGGCCTAATCCCCCGTTGCGAGGCCACCAGCTGCGTGCATGCCGAAACGAGCCACAGCCTGGTGCAGCGGGAGAGCGACCTGGAGCTGATCTACCGTCTGGCGCGGCGCAACGGCTACTGGTTCTGGCTTAGCTACGATTCCAGCGGCCAGGCCGTAACGGCGCACTTCCAGAAGCCGCCCCAGGGGGAGCGCCCCTCCCTGACCCTGTCGCTGAGGGCCGGGGCGGCCAACCTGGACGAGCTCTCCCTTTTGTGGGATGTGGATCGCCCCACGGCGGTCAGCGCCCGTCAGCTGGACCTGGTCTCCCTCTCCCCCAACGACGCCAGCATCGACCGTTCGCCGCTTCCCTGCATGGCCAGCCATTCCCTGGCCGATCTGGTCAGTGAGCCGCGCATCAGACAGCTGGCGGTTCCAGTCAGCGATCAGGCCGACCTGCAGGCCCGCGCCGAGGCACTGCTGATGGAGAGCGGCTGGTTCGTGACCGCCCGCGCCACAGGGAGGCTCTCCCGACTGGGGGGAGTGGTGCGGCCCAACAGCGTGGTCACGCTGGACGGTGTGGGATCGCGCCACTCGGGCAGCTACCTGGTGTCGCGGGTGCGGCATCGCATCGATAGCGACGACCACCTGATGACCATGGATCTCATGCGCAATGGATGGAGCTGA
- a CDS encoding baseplate J/gp47 family protein yields the protein MSAPNRIDLLKRSDSLVGIDFVRVSPDQRQLWLYLHHKSPLPAGLLNSLNGLHAEQISIRSMDGGRPEQVRVLSPLPAVGLEHGRRIVGLQVAEPGGFGRYRLFVDHPAFDPYFNDIPFSFKAACDSDLDCVSEEQAGDVGERVDFPVDYRARDFWSFRQALLDFASQRYPDWQDRLEADLGMVMVELLSALGDEFAYAQDRISREVQFDSASQRRSLRHLARLVDYSVDNGSGARAWLNITVAEDGDGEWPLPGGTAVGDADARLLFEVGHGLRDRGREFYVSSRRNRFYPHIWDEDDTCLPAGSNSLTLKGHHASCFDADDAIDSGGKWILLATHPRTPDQPERRLMVRVPFGGARDGLDPLDGPTEITEIRWEQATPWPLDLTTLVVYGNLLPATSGETRNTSFRIGPPADPDGADAALPPAIERVGPNSCLGYDAGDNDSQRVRFLHSLPGSESLPLVWLPDPDNDRLSRPELLVRRQGDGPWEWLPQLVGETTASGHAKVFTLEDGSYRPVFDVQRSGRQFQFHDYATNDGSTIRFGDGEFGMEPSDGSVFTVEYRLGNGRQMNVAADTLTRFPEDSLPFVVAVSNPLPAEGGRDPETEESIRINAPQAFRNILHSAVRPEDFDLIARRELPWLQRSGSAMRWTGSWPTLFVTPDPRGGVELTGPQLRELELVTGRVRQAGRQVRVLEPRYASIDLELHICVAGDAMASQVREGVLQALFGNGQGSGFFDPDRFSFGTPLSRAALMATVQRVPGVRAVSGVRVRRRGRFGWRPFSEFILRVEHNEMIQVSNDRLAPDQGTVTLVMEGGA from the coding sequence ATGAGCGCCCCCAACCGCATCGACCTGTTGAAGCGATCCGACTCCCTGGTGGGTATCGACTTCGTCCGCGTCTCCCCTGACCAGCGCCAGCTGTGGCTCTATCTGCACCACAAATCGCCGCTGCCTGCGGGGCTGCTCAACAGCCTGAACGGCCTGCACGCGGAGCAGATCAGCATCAGATCCATGGATGGGGGGCGGCCGGAACAGGTCAGGGTGCTGTCCCCCTTGCCTGCCGTGGGGCTGGAGCATGGTCGCCGGATCGTGGGCCTCCAGGTGGCCGAACCAGGGGGCTTCGGCCGCTACCGGCTGTTCGTGGACCATCCGGCCTTCGACCCCTATTTCAACGATATCCCTTTCTCCTTCAAGGCCGCCTGCGACAGCGACCTGGACTGTGTGTCCGAAGAACAGGCAGGGGATGTGGGCGAGCGGGTGGACTTTCCGGTGGATTACCGCGCCCGCGATTTCTGGAGTTTCCGCCAGGCCCTGCTGGACTTCGCATCCCAGCGCTACCCCGACTGGCAGGACCGCCTGGAAGCCGATCTGGGCATGGTGATGGTGGAACTCTTGAGCGCCCTGGGTGACGAATTCGCCTATGCCCAGGACCGCATCAGCCGCGAGGTGCAGTTCGACAGCGCCAGCCAGCGCCGCTCCCTGCGCCACCTGGCACGGCTGGTGGACTATTCTGTCGATAACGGCAGCGGCGCCCGGGCCTGGCTGAACATCACCGTGGCTGAGGATGGCGACGGGGAATGGCCTCTGCCTGGCGGCACCGCGGTGGGGGACGCCGATGCCCGGCTGCTGTTCGAAGTCGGCCACGGCCTGCGGGACAGGGGCAGGGAGTTTTACGTCTCCAGTCGCCGCAACCGGTTCTATCCCCATATCTGGGACGAGGACGACACCTGTCTCCCCGCCGGCAGCAACTCCCTAACCCTGAAGGGGCATCATGCCTCCTGCTTCGACGCCGATGACGCCATCGATTCGGGGGGCAAGTGGATCCTGCTGGCAACCCATCCCCGTACCCCCGATCAGCCCGAGCGCCGCCTGATGGTGCGCGTTCCCTTCGGCGGAGCCCGGGACGGCCTTGACCCTCTGGACGGTCCGACTGAAATCACCGAGATCAGGTGGGAACAAGCCACCCCCTGGCCCCTGGACCTGACCACGCTGGTGGTATACGGCAATCTGCTGCCGGCCACGTCGGGCGAAACCAGGAACACGAGCTTCAGGATCGGCCCCCCTGCCGACCCCGACGGAGCCGATGCCGCCTTGCCCCCTGCCATCGAACGGGTGGGGCCGAATTCCTGCCTGGGCTACGATGCTGGTGATAACGACTCGCAGCGGGTGAGGTTCCTCCATTCGCTACCCGGATCGGAGAGCCTGCCGCTGGTCTGGCTGCCCGACCCGGACAATGACCGGCTGTCGCGGCCGGAGCTGCTGGTCAGGCGGCAAGGAGACGGCCCGTGGGAGTGGCTCCCCCAGCTGGTGGGAGAGACGACCGCATCCGGCCACGCCAAGGTCTTCACCCTGGAGGATGGCAGCTATCGCCCGGTGTTCGACGTGCAGCGCTCCGGCAGGCAGTTCCAGTTCCACGATTACGCCACCAATGACGGCAGCACCATCCGCTTCGGTGACGGCGAGTTCGGCATGGAGCCCAGCGACGGTTCGGTTTTTACGGTGGAGTACCGCCTGGGCAACGGCAGGCAGATGAACGTGGCCGCCGACACCCTGACCCGATTCCCGGAAGATTCGCTTCCCTTCGTGGTCGCCGTGAGCAACCCCCTTCCAGCCGAGGGGGGGAGGGATCCGGAAACGGAGGAATCCATCCGCATCAACGCCCCCCAGGCTTTCAGGAATATCCTGCACAGCGCGGTGCGGCCGGAGGATTTCGACCTGATCGCCAGACGCGAACTCCCCTGGCTGCAGCGCTCCGGCTCGGCCATGCGCTGGACCGGCAGCTGGCCCACCCTGTTCGTCACCCCCGATCCCCGGGGCGGTGTCGAGCTCACCGGTCCCCAGCTCCGGGAACTGGAACTGGTGACCGGCCGTGTCCGCCAGGCCGGACGCCAGGTCAGGGTGCTCGAGCCTCGCTACGCCTCCATCGACCTGGAACTGCACATCTGCGTGGCCGGAGATGCCATGGCGAGCCAGGTCCGGGAGGGGGTGCTGCAGGCCCTGTTCGGCAACGGCCAGGGCAGCGGCTTCTTCGATCCGGATAGGTTCAGCTTCGGGACGCCCCTCTCCCGGGCTGCCCTGATGGCAACGGTCCAAAGGGTTCCGGGGGTGCGGGCCGTCTCCGGCGTGCGTGTCCGTCGGCGGGGTCGCTTCGGCTGGCGCCCCTTCAGCGAGTTCATACTCAGGGTGGAGCACAATGAGATGATTCAGGTCTCCAACGACCGGCTGGCGCCGGACCAGGGTACGGTCACCCTGGTCATGGAGGGAGGGGCATGA
- a CDS encoding GPW/gp25 family protein: protein MSIPFTSLRHPFSIDASRGRLARESDFNQHIRQLVMQLLMTSPGERINRPDFGCGIRRLLFAPGGEVSAVLARTIIHQSLTRWLSNAITVFEVSVTPVESSLEIRVGYVVRARGERQYLNMQVTP, encoded by the coding sequence ATGAGCATTCCATTCACCAGTTTGCGCCATCCCTTTTCCATCGACGCCTCCCGCGGCCGGCTGGCACGGGAGAGCGATTTCAACCAGCACATCCGGCAGCTGGTCATGCAGCTCCTGATGACCTCGCCGGGCGAGCGCATCAACCGCCCCGATTTCGGCTGCGGCATCAGGCGACTGCTGTTCGCGCCCGGGGGCGAGGTCTCCGCGGTCCTGGCCAGGACGATTATCCACCAGTCCCTGACCAGATGGCTCTCCAACGCCATCACCGTCTTCGAGGTGTCGGTCACACCGGTGGAGAGCAGCCTTGAAATTCGGGTGGGATACGTGGTGCGCGCCCGGGGCGAACGCCAGTACCTGAACATGCAGGTGACGCCATGA